A section of the Streptomyces sp. Je 1-369 genome encodes:
- a CDS encoding aldo/keto reductase produces MPQLGFGVWQVPDDEAAKAVATALEAGYRSIDTAAIYGNEEGTGKAIAASGVAREDLFVTTKLWNSDQGYDATLRAFDTSLEKLGLDYVDLYLIHWPLPSKDAYVDTYKAFEKIHADGRAKSIGVSNFLPDHLERLLGETSIIPAVNQIELHPHLQQHALREFHAEQGIATEAWSPLGSGKGLLDVPAIIAIAQKHGRTPAQVVLRWHIQLGNVVIPKSVTPSRIAENIDVFGFELDPEDMAAISALNEDRRLGPDPATFDVA; encoded by the coding sequence ATGCCCCAGCTGGGCTTCGGCGTCTGGCAGGTTCCGGACGACGAGGCCGCGAAGGCCGTCGCCACGGCGCTGGAGGCCGGGTACCGCAGCATCGACACCGCAGCCATCTACGGCAACGAGGAAGGCACGGGCAAGGCGATCGCCGCTTCCGGCGTCGCCCGTGAGGACCTCTTCGTCACGACGAAGCTCTGGAACAGCGACCAGGGCTACGACGCAACCCTGCGCGCCTTCGACACCTCGCTGGAGAAGCTCGGCCTCGACTACGTGGACCTGTACCTGATCCACTGGCCCCTGCCTTCCAAGGATGCGTACGTCGACACGTACAAGGCCTTCGAGAAGATCCACGCCGACGGCCGCGCCAAGTCCATCGGCGTCTCGAACTTCCTCCCCGACCACCTGGAGCGGCTGCTCGGCGAGACGTCGATCATCCCGGCCGTCAACCAGATCGAGCTGCACCCCCATCTGCAGCAGCACGCCTTGCGCGAGTTCCACGCGGAGCAGGGCATCGCCACGGAGGCGTGGTCGCCGCTCGGCTCCGGCAAGGGCCTCCTCGATGTCCCCGCGATCATCGCCATCGCCCAGAAGCACGGGCGCACCCCCGCGCAGGTCGTGCTGCGCTGGCACATCCAGCTGGGCAACGTCGTGATCCCGAAGTCCGTGACGCCGTCGCGGATCGCGGAGAACATCGACGTCTTCGGCTTTGAACTCGACCCCGAGGACATGGCGGCGATCTCGGCGCTGAACGAGGACCGCCGCCTCGGCCCGGACCCGGCGACGTTCGACGTCGCCTGA
- a CDS encoding AAA family ATPase: MAATGTWQIFRGNRVPHDGIDRLPAPPPWRTFTGGPPLPTPPSDSGNPHAAVCYRPSEDAVRQVNAALYLRRPLLVTGAPGTGKSSLAYAVAHELGLGKVLHWPITSRVTLRDGLYEYDPLTRLYGAGRPRRHGAADEGAVVDDIGDYLRLGPLGTALLPFARPRVLLVDEIDKSDIDLPNDLLTVFEKGSYDVVELTRRADPTAKVMTRDSTTDRVEIRDGTVTCRAFPLVVMTSNGEREFPPAFLRRCVTVNLKQPASVAELAAIVKEHLGPVVGDEDGELPAATREIIDRFFERRGGGLLANDQLLNAIYMCHHAALSERPETVRELADQVMPFLSGEATGSDDD; this comes from the coding sequence ATGGCGGCAACCGGCACCTGGCAGATCTTCCGGGGCAACCGCGTCCCGCACGACGGCATCGACCGGCTCCCCGCACCGCCGCCGTGGCGCACCTTCACCGGCGGCCCACCGCTGCCGACCCCGCCCTCGGACTCCGGCAACCCGCACGCGGCCGTCTGCTACCGCCCGAGTGAGGACGCCGTCCGTCAGGTCAACGCCGCGCTGTACCTGCGCAGGCCGCTCCTGGTCACCGGCGCCCCCGGCACCGGCAAGTCCTCCCTCGCGTATGCCGTGGCGCACGAGCTGGGACTTGGCAAGGTCCTGCACTGGCCGATCACCAGCCGCGTCACGCTCCGCGACGGCCTGTACGAGTACGACCCGCTGACCCGTCTGTACGGCGCCGGACGCCCGCGCCGGCATGGAGCGGCCGACGAGGGAGCCGTCGTCGACGACATCGGCGACTATCTGCGCCTCGGCCCCCTCGGAACGGCCCTGCTGCCGTTCGCGCGCCCCCGCGTCCTCCTCGTCGACGAGATCGACAAGAGCGACATCGACCTGCCCAACGATCTCCTGACGGTCTTCGAGAAGGGCTCGTACGACGTCGTCGAACTGACCCGGCGTGCGGACCCCACCGCGAAGGTGATGACGCGCGACAGCACCACCGACCGCGTGGAGATCCGCGACGGCACCGTCACCTGCCGCGCCTTCCCGCTCGTCGTCATGACGAGCAACGGCGAGCGCGAGTTCCCGCCCGCCTTCCTGCGGCGCTGCGTCACGGTCAACCTGAAGCAGCCCGCGAGCGTCGCGGAGCTGGCCGCGATCGTCAAGGAACACCTCGGCCCGGTCGTCGGCGACGAGGACGGGGAACTCCCCGCCGCCACACGCGAGATCATCGACCGCTTCTTCGAGCGACGCGGCGGCGGACTGCTCGCCAACGACCAGCTGCTGAACGCCATCTACATGTGCCACCACGCGGCGCTCAGCGAACGTCCCGAGACCGTCCGGGAGTTGGCGGACCAGGTGATGCCTTTCCTGAGCGGCGAGGCGACCGGATCCGATGACGATTGA
- a CDS encoding trypsin-like peptidase domain-containing protein yields MHWRARIDTSDGAVRGAGVLIDRARLITCAHVVEDLAEVTVTLPGVAYDLPATVRRITGWQRPGDRGDLAVVELAEPLRVPPCVFAPLDALRSRKGRIAHELRAQGFPAHYDKEGTHVTLHTSADRMLGQEWLEVDVRHAHLRRLDEGFSGAAVYDPASGLVVGIITDADLGGEEEGVIGKMLPLDTIRGHWEEIDDLLPLDWLEPAARRELRTLVVGAPLDQSGLQLMVRQVCPTLRRDPPLFRSVWHAVRYTAEVVVGGKEERERAVARLLRMLIGSSTVSADTGALMMRCGLQKYDDAAAARAVVGPLAAPTGSIVVRAEPMTRGAGFDLYVRTVIGGVEVGRAGPVRVRRQQLRAKAEALLAGQVGKVHGCDWMLEFVVPQRLMNEPFDEWEIDEPGAERPWPMRTVPVVVRDLNRLKPVRASDRAGRRWETVRGRGETRPQRVECGLPYDFYEFRDWLDADDQLCALAYAATPARDWLEAALDTGVPIMLWRRHDCGTAGHAHCSPEKFLDRITDAVDTLDPARLPSEVMRLRREARSPVRRDAEHCGHRLTLFWDSGQGAADPPLSAPGAGVSGTTGAGAAGAEGAAGPAVGVRGTGRG; encoded by the coding sequence ATGCACTGGCGTGCGCGTATCGACACGAGCGACGGCGCCGTTCGGGGAGCGGGTGTCCTGATCGATCGCGCACGCCTGATCACCTGCGCGCATGTCGTCGAGGACCTGGCCGAGGTCACCGTGACGCTGCCGGGCGTCGCGTACGACCTGCCCGCCACCGTGCGGCGTATCACCGGGTGGCAGCGCCCCGGCGACCGCGGCGATCTGGCCGTCGTCGAGCTCGCCGAACCGCTGCGCGTGCCGCCGTGCGTGTTCGCCCCGCTCGACGCGCTGCGGTCACGCAAGGGACGTATCGCCCACGAACTGCGTGCCCAGGGCTTCCCCGCCCATTACGACAAGGAGGGCACGCACGTCACGCTGCACACCAGCGCGGACCGGATGCTCGGCCAGGAATGGCTGGAGGTCGACGTCCGGCACGCCCATCTGCGGCGGCTCGACGAAGGATTCAGCGGCGCGGCGGTCTACGACCCGGCGAGCGGCCTCGTCGTCGGCATCATCACCGACGCGGATCTGGGCGGCGAGGAGGAGGGCGTCATCGGAAAGATGCTGCCGCTCGACACCATCCGCGGCCACTGGGAGGAGATCGACGACCTCCTGCCCCTGGACTGGCTCGAGCCCGCCGCGCGCCGCGAACTGCGCACGCTGGTCGTGGGGGCGCCCCTCGACCAGTCCGGGCTGCAGCTGATGGTCCGGCAGGTCTGCCCCACCCTGCGCAGGGACCCGCCGCTCTTCCGTTCCGTATGGCACGCCGTGCGGTACACCGCCGAAGTCGTCGTGGGCGGCAAGGAAGAGCGCGAAAGGGCGGTGGCGCGGCTGCTGCGCATGCTGATCGGGTCCAGCACGGTGAGCGCGGACACCGGCGCCCTGATGATGCGGTGCGGGCTGCAGAAGTACGACGACGCGGCGGCCGCTCGCGCGGTCGTGGGGCCGCTCGCCGCGCCCACCGGGTCGATCGTGGTCCGGGCGGAGCCGATGACCCGGGGTGCGGGCTTCGACCTGTACGTGCGGACGGTGATCGGAGGCGTCGAGGTCGGCCGTGCCGGGCCGGTCAGGGTCCGCCGCCAGCAGCTGCGGGCCAAGGCCGAGGCGCTGCTCGCCGGGCAGGTCGGCAAGGTGCACGGGTGTGACTGGATGCTGGAGTTCGTGGTGCCGCAGCGGCTGATGAACGAACCCTTCGACGAGTGGGAGATCGACGAACCGGGCGCGGAGCGGCCCTGGCCCATGCGTACGGTGCCCGTCGTCGTCCGCGACCTGAACCGCCTGAAGCCGGTGCGCGCCTCGGACCGGGCCGGGCGCCGCTGGGAGACGGTGCGGGGCCGCGGCGAGACCCGCCCCCAGCGGGTGGAGTGCGGACTTCCCTACGACTTCTACGAGTTCCGCGACTGGCTGGACGCCGACGACCAGCTGTGCGCGCTCGCGTACGCCGCGACCCCGGCCCGGGACTGGCTGGAGGCGGCCCTCGACACCGGCGTGCCGATCATGCTGTGGCGACGGCACGACTGTGGAACCGCTGGGCACGCCCACTGCTCGCCCGAGAAGTTCCTCGACCGGATCACGGACGCGGTGGACACGCTCGACCCCGCCCGGCTGCCGTCCGAGGTCATGCGGCTGCGCAGGGAGGCCCGCTCCCCGGTCAGGAGGGACGCCGAGCACTGCGGGCACCGGCTGACCCTGTTCTGGGACAGCGGGCAGGGCGCGGCGGACCCGCCGCTGTCGGCGCCGGGTGCGGGTGTTTCGGGGACCACCGGTGCAGGGGCTGCGGGTGCCGAGGGTGCCGCGGGTCCTGCGGTGGGTGTACGGGGCACGGGGAGGGGCTGA
- a CDS encoding ABC transporter ATP-binding protein, which translates to MREREHVLEAEGIGVRFGGVRALDGVGLGVRRGEVCGLIGPNGAGKTTLFDVLSGIRGPDRGRVLLDGRDVTRRSPVWRARHGMRRTFQRQQLFGQLTVADNLVVAQEWRGGGGGFAADLLAAPTRRAHEAGRRARAAAVLRSCGLDALAGQYAGALPVGQARMVELARAVADPPAVLLLDEPASGMTADERRQLSAVVRHLADDEGCAVLLVEHDVAFVMELCARVVVLDLGRVLAHGTPAEVRADPKVRDAYLGAPRS; encoded by the coding sequence ATGAGGGAGCGGGAACACGTCCTGGAGGCCGAGGGCATCGGCGTACGCTTCGGCGGCGTCCGGGCCCTCGACGGGGTGGGGCTCGGCGTCCGGCGGGGCGAGGTCTGCGGACTCATCGGCCCCAACGGTGCGGGCAAGACCACACTGTTCGACGTACTGTCCGGCATCCGCGGCCCCGACCGGGGCCGGGTACTGCTCGACGGGCGGGACGTCACGCGCCGCTCCCCCGTGTGGCGCGCCCGGCACGGGATGCGGCGCACGTTCCAGCGGCAGCAGCTCTTCGGTCAGCTCACCGTCGCCGACAACCTCGTCGTCGCCCAGGAGTGGCGGGGCGGTGGCGGCGGTTTCGCCGCGGACCTGCTGGCCGCACCGACCCGGCGCGCGCACGAGGCGGGACGGCGCGCACGGGCCGCGGCGGTGCTGCGTTCGTGCGGCCTCGACGCGCTCGCCGGGCAGTACGCGGGCGCGCTGCCGGTCGGGCAGGCCCGCATGGTGGAGCTGGCACGCGCCGTCGCGGACCCGCCCGCGGTCCTGCTCCTGGACGAGCCCGCCTCCGGGATGACGGCCGACGAACGCCGGCAGCTGTCGGCCGTCGTCCGGCACCTCGCGGACGACGAGGGCTGCGCGGTGCTCCTCGTCGAGCACGACGTCGCCTTCGTGATGGAGCTCTGCGCCCGTGTCGTCGTCCTCGACCTCGGCCGGGTCCTGGCCCACGGGACACCGGCGGAGGTACGCGCGGACCCGAAGGTGCGGGACGCCTACCTCGGCGCCCCTCGCTCGTAG
- a CDS encoding SAV_2336 N-terminal domain-related protein gives MTIDRLRDTLDALGPPVTPLELAEMLWLAERLPFEGPAGEGVPGVSGGRNARNVEGVLERAGLPPSTRVPGERGGAEDGAPASDGTASDASASDGRATGDTASGDVAPGGAEGGPDLTDDPHRSTLHVPRGSPQSGTDADEVLVPAPQALHHELAIQRALRPLKQRVPDRRRRVLDEEATAARAARRPGLRLWAPVMVPVTDRLLSLVLVADTGPAMAVWRPLVRELGEALQRTGAFRDVRLWYLADLGSRVGVRSSPTGPAMDPTALVDPTGRQITLLLSDCSGPHWWRGHAAPALHAWARRGPTAILQPLPERLWRRTAAPVTPGRAIASRASAPNTALRFTPHDGRAEVPSTDALPVPVLELAPEWLADWAGLVTASGDRRRDTAVTYVGAAPAANLRPLTAEVDLPITDRILRFQSVASPTAVDLAAHVALAVPALPVMRLIQQRVTPGSRPSDLAEVLLSGLLEPVDGQGGLYDFVPGARRALLQTLPRTESLEVAELLTGLGAEIEARAGSASRAFRAVARVTEGAGSRGLGTPGQPFALVSEEALGVLRGREQGQGQGQGQVQGADEGEPDSSASPASPVFPVSSMPPASCTPTASALDGPGLPVFVPAQETFVGRERELGRLDRVFELVRLGPVPQAVVVHGIAGVGKTALAAEWATRKARDHAPVWWVKADSPASIVSGLSELTRVLRPVVPEFFEGEGRWEWVLQWLSSHDGWVLVLDDVRNPGNVRVLLSRIGTGGQVLLTSRLALGWDGIAVPTELDVPELDEVVDMFTRYAGREVEGAEALCVDLRRLPVAVTRAGELVGESWWPVHEYRTAAAEYVMGEAPHASESEASPVRGVSPLRGTLWQVLRAADDAVPEELLLTLAWFGAPPVPRAVVSGIDTPSAVARALEFLTEHGLVRTHDDTVLLHPVLAALARVADPNDPHRGREVIDTARRRALTCLAGALPDDPDDPETWPSWWQLVPHVEALAERLPARDDTDAFAHMLTAYARFVVGQGQSSRGAVALERALTARTRMSGADAFQTLATARLLAAALLAAGDLNQSIALYKETLARLSRALGADDPDVLELRAELAGAYQSAGVTSRAYRELEAVCSRAARSLGEQHPRTLPLRARLAGAYLAAERWDLAVETYVDTLTACRAVWGDASPDTLAVRSGLALAYEAVGRQEEAVAELEQAVDGFDTVLGAAHPATVRARSDLATRYWSTGMTEQAIEQYGTALSSGSEKLGNTHPEIMAVRGRLGRVWLADGSTAAAVPILERCLSDRDAVSGHDHPDTLAVAETLVAAYDLQRAPDKAGPLHERLARTYVAARRYERAVEAFGEAARALEEQGHVTEAVTLLQDALNTLSPTPGMHSRELHPLRNQLDRLRHPGTGGGDGP, from the coding sequence ATGACGATTGACCGCCTCCGGGACACGCTCGACGCGCTGGGGCCACCGGTCACTCCGCTGGAGCTCGCGGAGATGCTGTGGCTGGCGGAGCGGCTGCCCTTCGAGGGCCCGGCGGGGGAGGGCGTACCAGGTGTCTCCGGGGGCCGGAACGCCAGGAACGTGGAGGGCGTGCTCGAAAGGGCCGGGCTCCCACCGTCGACGCGGGTGCCGGGGGAACGGGGCGGCGCGGAGGATGGGGCTCCGGCCTCGGACGGAACGGCGTCCGACGCTTCGGCGTCCGACGGTAGAGCTACCGGGGATACGGCTTCCGGTGATGTCGCTCCCGGCGGTGCGGAGGGCGGCCCGGACCTGACCGACGACCCGCATCGGTCCACCCTGCACGTCCCGCGCGGCTCCCCGCAGTCCGGCACCGACGCCGACGAAGTCCTCGTCCCCGCCCCGCAGGCCCTGCACCACGAACTGGCGATCCAGCGCGCCCTGCGCCCGCTGAAACAGCGCGTCCCCGACCGGCGCCGCCGCGTCCTCGACGAAGAGGCGACGGCCGCCCGCGCCGCCCGCCGCCCCGGCCTGCGCCTCTGGGCCCCCGTCATGGTCCCCGTCACCGACCGCCTCCTGAGTCTCGTCCTGGTCGCCGACACGGGACCGGCGATGGCAGTGTGGCGGCCCCTCGTCCGTGAACTGGGCGAGGCCCTGCAGCGCACCGGGGCGTTCCGCGACGTGCGGCTCTGGTACCTGGCGGACCTGGGCTCGCGCGTCGGCGTCCGCTCGTCACCGACCGGCCCCGCGATGGACCCCACGGCGCTGGTCGACCCCACGGGCCGCCAGATCACCCTCCTCCTCAGCGACTGCTCGGGCCCGCACTGGTGGCGTGGTCACGCCGCCCCTGCCCTGCACGCATGGGCGAGACGAGGCCCCACCGCGATCCTCCAGCCGCTCCCCGAACGTCTCTGGCGCCGCACCGCCGCACCCGTCACCCCCGGCAGGGCGATCGCCTCCCGCGCGAGCGCCCCCAACACCGCACTGCGCTTCACCCCGCACGACGGCCGCGCCGAAGTCCCCTCGACCGACGCGCTGCCCGTGCCGGTCCTCGAACTGGCCCCCGAGTGGCTGGCGGACTGGGCGGGCCTGGTCACCGCGTCGGGCGACCGGCGCAGGGACACGGCCGTCACGTACGTGGGCGCCGCCCCGGCAGCGAACCTCCGGCCCCTCACCGCGGAAGTCGACCTGCCGATCACCGACCGGATCCTCCGCTTCCAGTCGGTGGCGTCCCCCACGGCGGTGGACCTCGCGGCCCATGTCGCGCTGGCGGTGCCCGCACTGCCGGTGATGCGACTGATCCAACAGCGCGTCACCCCCGGCTCGCGCCCCAGCGACCTGGCGGAGGTGCTGCTCAGCGGACTTCTGGAGCCGGTCGACGGGCAGGGCGGCCTGTACGACTTCGTGCCCGGCGCACGTCGTGCCCTCCTCCAGACGCTGCCCCGCACCGAGTCGCTGGAGGTCGCCGAGCTGCTGACCGGGCTCGGCGCGGAGATCGAGGCCAGGGCGGGCTCGGCGAGCCGGGCGTTCCGTGCGGTCGCGCGGGTGACGGAGGGGGCGGGGAGCCGCGGTCTGGGCACGCCGGGGCAGCCATTCGCGCTGGTCAGCGAAGAGGCGCTGGGGGTGTTGCGGGGGCGGGAGCAGGGGCAAGGGCAGGGACAGGGACAGGTGCAGGGGGCGGACGAGGGGGAGCCGGATTCCTCGGCGTCCCCAGCGTCCCCAGTTTTCCCGGTGTCCTCCATGCCACCCGCGTCCTGCACGCCCACCGCGTCGGCGCTCGACGGGCCCGGCCTCCCCGTGTTCGTACCGGCGCAGGAGACGTTCGTCGGCCGTGAACGCGAACTCGGCCGTCTGGACCGGGTGTTCGAGCTCGTGCGGCTGGGCCCCGTGCCGCAGGCGGTCGTCGTGCACGGCATCGCGGGGGTCGGGAAGACCGCCCTCGCGGCGGAGTGGGCGACGCGGAAGGCACGGGACCACGCGCCGGTGTGGTGGGTGAAGGCGGACTCGCCCGCCTCGATCGTCAGTGGGCTCTCGGAGCTCACCCGTGTCCTGCGACCCGTGGTGCCGGAGTTCTTCGAGGGGGAGGGGCGCTGGGAGTGGGTCCTTCAGTGGCTGAGCTCGCACGACGGCTGGGTGCTTGTCCTCGACGACGTGCGCAACCCTGGCAATGTCCGCGTTCTCCTGTCCCGGATCGGTACGGGCGGCCAGGTCCTGCTGACCAGTCGGCTGGCGCTCGGCTGGGACGGCATCGCGGTGCCGACCGAGCTCGACGTGCCGGAACTGGACGAGGTCGTCGACATGTTCACGCGGTACGCGGGCCGGGAGGTGGAAGGCGCGGAGGCGCTCTGCGTCGACCTGCGCAGACTGCCGGTGGCCGTGACGCGGGCGGGCGAGCTTGTCGGTGAGTCGTGGTGGCCGGTCCACGAGTACCGGACCGCCGCGGCGGAGTACGTGATGGGCGAGGCGCCCCACGCGTCGGAGAGCGAGGCGTCCCCCGTACGTGGGGTGTCGCCCCTGCGCGGCACGTTGTGGCAGGTGCTGCGCGCCGCCGATGACGCCGTTCCGGAAGAGCTCCTGCTGACGCTGGCCTGGTTCGGTGCGCCCCCTGTGCCCCGTGCCGTGGTGTCGGGGATCGATACGCCCTCCGCGGTGGCACGCGCCCTGGAGTTCCTGACTGAGCACGGGCTCGTACGGACGCACGACGACACGGTGCTCCTGCACCCCGTACTCGCCGCACTCGCCCGGGTCGCCGATCCGAACGACCCTCACCGGGGCCGTGAGGTCATCGACACGGCCCGGCGGCGGGCCCTCACCTGTCTCGCGGGCGCGCTGCCCGATGACCCGGACGACCCCGAGACCTGGCCTTCCTGGTGGCAGCTCGTCCCGCACGTGGAGGCGCTGGCCGAGCGCCTCCCGGCACGCGACGACACCGACGCGTTCGCCCACATGCTCACCGCGTACGCGCGTTTCGTCGTCGGCCAGGGGCAGTCGAGCCGGGGAGCCGTCGCCCTGGAGCGCGCGCTGACCGCCCGTACCCGCATGTCCGGCGCGGACGCGTTCCAGACGCTGGCTACGGCGAGACTGCTCGCGGCCGCGCTCCTCGCGGCGGGTGACCTGAACCAGTCGATCGCGCTGTACAAGGAGACCCTCGCCCGGCTGAGCCGGGCGCTCGGCGCGGACGACCCGGACGTACTGGAACTGCGCGCCGAGCTGGCCGGTGCGTACCAGTCCGCGGGCGTCACCTCACGCGCGTACCGCGAGCTGGAGGCGGTCTGCTCCCGCGCGGCGCGCAGCCTGGGTGAGCAGCATCCGAGGACCCTGCCCCTGCGCGCCAGGCTGGCGGGCGCCTATCTGGCGGCGGAGCGCTGGGACCTCGCTGTCGAGACCTATGTGGACACACTGACGGCCTGCCGGGCGGTCTGGGGAGACGCGTCCCCGGACACCCTCGCCGTGCGGAGCGGGCTGGCGCTCGCGTACGAGGCCGTGGGTCGGCAGGAGGAGGCCGTCGCCGAACTGGAGCAGGCGGTGGACGGCTTCGACACGGTTCTCGGCGCTGCGCACCCCGCCACGGTCCGCGCCCGGTCCGACCTCGCCACGCGCTACTGGAGCACGGGTATGACGGAACAGGCGATCGAGCAGTACGGGACCGCGCTGAGCAGCGGCAGCGAAAAACTGGGAAACACCCACCCCGAGATCATGGCGGTGCGGGGGCGGCTCGGCCGGGTGTGGCTCGCGGACGGCAGCACAGCAGCGGCCGTACCGATTCTGGAGCGGTGCCTGAGCGACCGGGACGCGGTGAGCGGACACGACCACCCCGACACTCTCGCGGTCGCCGAGACCCTGGTGGCGGCCTACGACCTGCAACGGGCGCCGGACAAGGCGGGCCCGCTCCACGAGCGGCTCGCCCGGACGTACGTCGCGGCCCGCCGGTACGAGCGAGCCGTGGAGGCATTCGGCGAGGCCGCCCGTGCGCTGGAGGAGCAAGGGCACGTCACGGAGGCGGTGACCCTCCTCCAGGACGCTCTGAACACCCTCTCGCCGACGCCGGGCATGCACAGCCGCGAACTCCACCCGCTCAGAAACCAGTTGGACCGTCTCCGCCACCCCGGAACGGGTGGCGGAGACGGTCCGTAG